A genomic window from Montipora capricornis isolate CH-2021 chromosome 8, ASM3666992v2, whole genome shotgun sequence includes:
- the LOC138013643 gene encoding uncharacterized protein: MEFRGHVYFQAVRPQLILNALMWLKMNNPLYDNICIDIDKIDRHLKTLQQNDVNLDDSTLNNDNHSTESGISDDTSSNNENGENVSTPADEENDDPLNEYRAPTSETCLQSIIPDYPVTVEQNDNVSSQGDEVYAIAPGETKHPVSFMADKQCEELAFPILFPKGKYGYSVNLEIKLSPVKYFNARLLHHSGRFATNPEYLFFAQFIIEQKKVSDSINIALKKMHGQPLTASQIRSNNMQILQNLICQDQAYLFLRQIPGTPPYWQKFMYEVVAMVKQLGIPTWFMTLSCADLRWPELFQIIARTQGKNLTNEQVDALSYDERCSILNVNPVVVAKHFQYRVETFFTEILLTNANPIGKIVYYALRIEFQMRGSPHLHALIWTSDSPELTHDTKEAIS; this comes from the coding sequence ATGGAGTTTAGaggacatgtttattttcaagctgTGCGACCTCAACTAATATTAAATGCTCTGATGTGGCTCAAAATGAACAATCCGTTGTATGATAATATATGTATAGACATTGACAAAATAGATAGGCATCTTAAAACATTGCAACAAAATGATGTTAATTTAGACGATTCGACTTTGAATAATGACAACCACTCTACTGAATCTGGTATAAGTGATGACacttcttcaaacaatgaaaatggTGAGAATGTCAGCACACCTGCAGATGAAGAAAATGACGATCCTTTAAATGAATATCGAGCACCAACAAGTGAAACTTGCTTGCAGTCTATAATACCAGATTATCCTGTAACTGTTGAGCAAAATGATAATGTATCATCTCAAGGAGACGAAGTCTATGCTATTGCACCTGGTGAAACTAAACATCCAGTTTCCTTCATGGCAGACAAGCAATGTGAAGAACTAGCATTTCCTattttgtttccaaaaggaaAGTATGGGTACTCTGTCAACCTAGAAATAAAGTTGTCGCCAGTTAAGTACTTCAATGCAAGACTTTTACATCACAGTGGTAGATTTGCTACCAATCCTGAATATCTCTTCTTTGCTCAGTTCATCATAGAACAGAAGAAAGTATCAGATAGCATCAATATTGCtctgaaaaaaatgcatggccAGCCTCTTACTGCTTCTCAAATAAGATCaaataatatgcaaattttACAAAATCTTATTTGTCAAGATCAGGCTTATTTATTTTTGAGACAAATTCCAGGAACACCACCTTATTGGCAAAAATTTATGTATGAAGTAGTAGCTATGGTAAAACAGCTTGGAATACCAACATGGTTTATGACATTATCCTGTGCTGACCTTAGGTGGCCTGAACTTTTTCAGATTATTGCAAGAACACAAGGCAAAAATCTAACAAATGAACAAGTTGATGCTTTATCTTATGATGAAAGATGCTCAATTCTGAATGTAAatcctgttgttgttgctaagcACTTTCAATATAGAGTTGAAACATTCTTCACTGAAATTCTTCTAACTAATGCAAACCCAATTGGTAAAATAGTATACTATGCACTCCGCATTGAGTTTCAGATGAGAGGCTCTCCTCACTTACATGCCTTAATATGGACATCAGATAGCCCTGAACTAACACATGACACCAAGGAAGCCATTTCATAG